The proteins below come from a single Felis catus isolate Fca126 chromosome A1, F.catus_Fca126_mat1.0, whole genome shotgun sequence genomic window:
- the LOC101084261 gene encoding LOW QUALITY PROTEIN: transmembrane protein 179B (The sequence of the model RefSeq protein was modified relative to this genomic sequence to represent the inferred CDS: inserted 3 bases in 2 codons; substituted 2 bases at 2 genomic stop codons), producing YRKNTLLTITLCIMQRFKFLLFKASFLSGAMAAAMLTWTQGSFSGCCPLYGTVTLNGSSLALSXSSAPFLCYFAAGVSGLLLPPPPPPHCLLLLLFWVYSNCIEDSLRSPLGLRIALAILAIAIFLALVPVSFHLALILCKSVMSLNITISYSEAQKXPRTSPETALQFCSNPHNVDTSSXVNLVLWCMVLVLQVVRWQSEATPYQPVEXGDPEWSSETDAFLGLLLSRS from the exons TATAGAAAAAATACTCTGCTCACCATTACGCTTTGCATTATGCAGCGTTTCAAGTTCTTACTCTTCAAAGCCTCCTTCTTGAGTGGGGCCATGGCAGCCGCAATGCTGACCTGGACCCAAGGTTCCTTCAGTGGCTGCTGTCCCCTGTATGGCACCGTCACCCTGAATGGCTCCTCCCTGGCCTTATCGTGATCCTCGGCCCCATTCCTCTGCTACTTTGCGGCTGGGGTCTCTGGCCTCctgctcccgccccccccccccccccactgtctccTGCTTCTGCTCTTCTGGGTCTACAGCAACTGCATCGAAGACTCCCTCAGAAGCCCCTTAGGACTCCGCATCGCACTGGCCATCCTAGCTATAGCCATCTTCCTGGCCTTAGTGCCTGTATCCTTCCATTTGGCACTCATTCTCTGCAAATCTGTCATGTCCCTGAACATTACGATTAGCTACTCTGAAGCCCAGAA TCCACGGACGTCCCCTGAAACTGCTCTGCAGTTTTGCTCCAATCCACACAATGTTGATACCTCTTCTTAGGTGAATCTTGTATTGTGGTGCATGGTTTTGGTGCTGCAGGTGGTGCGCTGGCAGTCTGAAGCCACCCCTTACCAGCCTGTAG CGGGGGACCCTGAATGGAGCTCTGAGACAGATGCTTTCCTTGGGCTACTTCTTTCCCGTTCTTGA